One region of Flavobacterium sp. GSB-24 genomic DNA includes:
- the nagB gene encoding glucosamine-6-phosphate deaminase encodes MSDSDMIKEDIGFTEAGKFEETRFEKIHNVIFESSQEASLLVAQEIANLIQRKNELNEPCVLGLATGSSPIKVYEELVRKHKEEGLSFANVVTFNLDEYYPMDKNDIQSYYHFMHEHLFHHVNILPENINIPDGQVSAEELQQYCIDYEMKIKSYGGLDFQLLGIGRTGHIGFNEPGSHVNSGTRSITLDHLTRVDAASSFLGIDNVPRKAITMGIGTVRNAKRIVLLGWGISKAGIIKNTIEGEVSSQVPATYLQEHNNTTFVLDTEASSELTRVKTPWLVKSCVWTDELKLKAVAWLSELTKKPFLKLTDKDYNDNGMSSLLTEEGTAYDLNIKMFNKMQQTITGWPGGKPNADDTYRPERSTPEKKRVIIFSPHPDDDVISMGGTFDRLVEQGHEVHIAYQTSGNIAVSNEEALKFAEISKALNPNSTVSDEIIDFLQNRTGNEIDSPEVRKLKGLIRRSESFGATRYIGLPDSNVNFLDLPFYETGTVKKNNLSDTDIDIMCDIIERIKPHQIYAAGDLADPHGTHKVCLDSLFEALKRLKHKSFMDDCWVWLYRGAWHEWESYQIDMAVPMSPDQVLKKRHAIFYHQSQKDGVMFQGDDSREFWVRVEDRNRLTAEKYHNLGLADYSAIEAFKRYHF; translated from the coding sequence ATGAGCGACAGCGATATGATTAAAGAAGATATTGGATTTACGGAAGCAGGAAAATTTGAAGAAACTCGTTTTGAGAAAATTCATAATGTTATTTTCGAATCGTCGCAGGAAGCTTCTTTATTGGTCGCGCAGGAAATTGCCAATTTAATTCAGAGAAAAAATGAACTAAACGAACCTTGTGTTTTAGGTTTAGCTACAGGATCTTCTCCAATAAAAGTTTACGAAGAGCTTGTAAGAAAACATAAAGAAGAAGGACTGAGTTTTGCAAACGTAGTGACCTTCAATTTAGATGAATATTATCCGATGGATAAAAATGATATTCAGAGTTATTATCATTTTATGCACGAGCATTTGTTTCATCACGTTAATATTCTTCCAGAAAATATCAATATTCCAGACGGACAGGTTAGTGCTGAGGAATTACAACAATATTGTATTGATTATGAGATGAAAATTAAATCGTACGGCGGTTTAGATTTTCAGCTTTTAGGAATCGGCAGAACAGGACATATTGGTTTTAATGAACCAGGTTCGCATGTAAACTCTGGAACCAGAAGTATTACTTTGGATCATTTGACACGTGTCGATGCGGCCTCTTCTTTTTTAGGAATTGACAATGTTCCCAGAAAAGCCATTACAATGGGAATTGGAACCGTTAGAAATGCAAAAAGAATCGTTTTACTAGGATGGGGAATTAGTAAAGCAGGAATTATAAAAAATACAATTGAAGGCGAGGTTTCTTCGCAAGTGCCGGCTACGTATTTACAAGAGCATAACAACACAACATTTGTTCTAGATACAGAAGCTTCATCTGAACTTACAAGGGTAAAAACGCCTTGGCTGGTTAAGTCTTGTGTTTGGACAGATGAATTAAAATTAAAAGCGGTGGCATGGTTAAGTGAGTTGACGAAGAAACCTTTCCTAAAACTAACTGATAAAGACTATAACGACAACGGAATGTCGAGTCTTTTGACGGAAGAAGGAACTGCATACGATTTGAACATTAAGATGTTTAATAAAATGCAGCAAACCATTACAGGATGGCCGGGAGGAAAACCAAATGCAGATGATACCTATAGACCAGAACGTTCAACTCCTGAAAAGAAAAGAGTAATTATTTTTAGTCCGCATCCGGATGATGATGTGATTTCGATGGGAGGAACATTTGACCGTTTGGTAGAGCAGGGGCATGAAGTTCATATTGCGTATCAGACTTCTGGAAATATCGCGGTTTCGAATGAAGAAGCTTTAAAATTTGCAGAAATTTCAAAAGCATTAAATCCAAATTCTACTGTTTCAGATGAAATTATTGATTTCCTTCAAAACAGAACCGGAAATGAAATTGATTCTCCTGAGGTTAGAAAATTAAAAGGATTAATTAGAAGAAGTGAATCTTTTGGAGCAACTCGTTACATTGGTTTGCCAGATTCTAATGTTAACTTTTTAGATCTTCCGTTTTACGAAACAGGAACAGTGAAAAAGAATAATCTTTCGGATACAGATATCGACATTATGTGTGATATTATTGAAAGAATAAAACCGCATCAAATTTATGCCGCCGGAGATTTAGCAGATCCGCACGGAACTCATAAAGTTTGTTTAGACAGTTTGTTTGAAGCTTTAAAAAGATTAAAACACAAAAGTTTTATGGACGACTGCTGGGTTTGGCTTTACAGAGGCGCATGGCATGAATGGGAATCGTACCAAATTGACATGGCAGTACCAATGAGTCCTGACCAGGTTTTAAAGAAACGACATGCGATTTTTTATCACCAGTCTCAAAAAGACGGAGTTATGTTTCAAGGTGATGACAGCAGGGAGTTTTGGGTGCGAGTTGAAGACAGAAATAGATTGACTGCAGAAAAATATCACAACTTAGGATTAGCAGATTATTCGGCTATCGAAGCGTTTAAACGTTATCATTTCTAA
- a CDS encoding histidine kinase, translating into MIFNSSKLYTLPIRYHVYFWLTYFLFNTLRWGSYFNDYVYSLKTTLLGFPIHMALCYLNILVLMPHLVYRKKYVLYIITVLSAIFVMVVLKFNLTYLLITHDVWPEGPQTINTLTLNYTIDMMMGELYVMTFVTAIKITLDLLQEQKRVTDLEKSQLETELLFLKSQISPHFFFNTLNNIYSLSVEKSNKTPKIVLKLSELMRYMLYETKEKKQSLENEILCIQNYLDLERIRNGERLEVNMYISGDIHDKEISPVLLLTFVENAFKHGVNKNTGNVVIDINFKVKGDFLYFSISNPMPEITVHKDNFNKASGIGIENVKKRLELGYNKSDYKLSFKNKKNIFVVKLVIKVT; encoded by the coding sequence ATGATTTTCAACTCAAGCAAGCTTTACACTTTACCTATACGCTATCATGTTTACTTTTGGCTCACATATTTTTTGTTCAATACACTGCGCTGGGGAAGCTATTTTAACGATTACGTATATTCTTTAAAAACTACTTTACTTGGTTTTCCTATTCACATGGCATTATGTTATCTGAATATTTTGGTTTTGATGCCTCATTTGGTCTATCGTAAAAAATATGTCCTATATATTATAACAGTACTTTCGGCAATTTTTGTCATGGTTGTTCTAAAATTTAATTTGACTTATTTGCTGATTACGCATGACGTTTGGCCAGAAGGTCCGCAAACCATCAATACACTTACGCTAAATTATACGATAGACATGATGATGGGCGAATTATATGTGATGACTTTTGTAACAGCTATTAAAATCACGCTCGATCTTTTACAAGAACAAAAACGTGTCACCGATCTGGAAAAATCGCAGCTGGAAACAGAATTATTATTTTTAAAATCTCAGATTTCACCTCACTTTTTCTTTAATACCTTGAATAATATTTATTCGCTTTCTGTAGAAAAATCAAACAAAACGCCTAAGATAGTTTTAAAGCTTTCTGAATTAATGCGTTACATGCTTTATGAAACAAAAGAAAAAAAACAGTCATTAGAGAACGAAATTCTATGTATTCAAAATTATCTTGATTTAGAGAGAATTAGAAACGGAGAAAGACTAGAAGTTAATATGTACATTTCAGGAGATATACATGATAAAGAAATTTCACCCGTTCTATTATTGACTTTTGTTGAAAATGCTTTTAAACATGGCGTTAATAAAAATACCGGAAATGTTGTTATCGATATTAATTTTAAGGTAAAAGGCGATTTCTTATACTTCAGTATTTCAAACCCAATGCCCGAAATTACCGTACATAAAGATAATTTTAACAAGGCAAGTGGTATAGGTATTGAAAACGTCAAAAAAAGACTTGAATTAGGATATAATAAAAGTGACTATAAGCTTTCATTTAAAAATAAAAAGAATATTTTTGTCGTTAAACTAGTCATAAAAGTCACGTAG
- a CDS encoding response regulator transcription factor: MKIKCLIIDDEPLAINVIKSYIEQIEDLELINTFSNSIEGLNFLKNNTIDVIFLDINMPVLDGINFIKSLENPPLLIITSAYDQFAIETYELDVLDYLVKPIEFPRLMKAVNKINKRLNNTSKIPQENSKENPFIFVKIDKKKMKKIFLNEILVIESLKDYLKISTSSGKFIIHSTLSDFTSLLPERDFIRIHRSYTIAIDKIDAVEGNSIEIEGLRYVIGRSYIDEVKQKILNSSI; encoded by the coding sequence ATGAAAATAAAGTGTTTAATTATCGATGATGAGCCATTGGCAATAAACGTTATTAAAAGTTATATTGAACAGATTGAAGATTTAGAACTCATTAATACCTTTAGTAATTCTATTGAAGGGTTAAATTTCTTGAAAAACAATACTATTGATGTAATTTTTCTTGACATTAATATGCCTGTGTTAGACGGTATAAATTTTATCAAAAGTTTAGAAAACCCGCCTCTGCTTATTATCACGAGCGCTTACGATCAATTTGCAATTGAAACTTACGAGCTGGATGTTTTAGATTATCTGGTAAAACCAATTGAGTTTCCTAGATTAATGAAAGCCGTAAACAAAATCAACAAACGACTTAATAATACCAGTAAAATTCCTCAGGAAAATAGTAAAGAAAACCCTTTCATCTTCGTTAAAATCGACAAGAAAAAAATGAAGAAGATTTTCTTGAACGAAATTTTGGTCATCGAAAGCTTAAAAGATTATTTAAAAATAAGTACCTCTTCTGGCAAATTCATCATTCACAGCACTTTATCAGATTTTACGAGTTTATTACCTGAAAGAGATTTCATAAGAATCCACAGATCTTACACGATCGCAATTGATAAAATTGATGCTGTAGAAGGAAATAGCATTGAAATTGAAGGACTTAGATACGTTATTGGAAGATCTTATATTGATGAAGTAAAGCAGAAAATTTTGAATTCTTCCATTTAG
- a CDS encoding GH92 family glycosyl hydrolase, translating to MRKITLLSLTVIFTASCKINVDKNKHQQSFAANYVDPFIGTGGHGHTYPGATVPFGMLQVSPDNGVSSWDWCSGYHYSDSIVSGFSHLHLSGTGIGDLADILFMPTNKKLDLTAKAASRDFLPYKSKYNHVNEKAVPGYYQVFLEDPKINVELTSTQRTAYHKYTFNDTNTQSVIVDLGFAINWDKAVKTSITIEDANTISGFRYSTGWAKNQKVFFVAKFSKPITESIITADKKVVNAKNAEGENTALQLFFDPKNSKELGVKVALSSVSIANAKNNLDKDQEFEKVKTDASAVWNKALSKISVETPVDSLKTIFYTALYHAQVAPVTYSDKNGQFRTEDDKIVTSKNYTAYSTLSLWDTFRAENPLLTILDPNRVSDMVNSMLAYYETKKILPVWTLYANETNTMTGYHSIPVIADAYMKGIKGFDAEKAFEAMKATMMQDERGLNFYKKYGYIPYNLLDESVTITLEYAYDDWCVAQMAKALGKQADYEFFSKRAKAYEYLFDAKSGFMRGKSEDGKSWNEPFDPKHSNHREHTDYTEGNAWQHSWFVPHNVDNFIKLHGGNATFTKRLEQLFTESSEITGNNVSADISGLIGQYAHGNEPSHHIAYMFNHAGQPWRTQYWVRHILDTQYNTTANGLSGNEDCGQMSAWYVFSSMGLYPMNPASGEYEIGSPIFEKSTLNLPNGKTFVIEAENVSNKNFYIQSATLNGKAFNKTAISHQEMLQGGVLHFTMGAEPNKNWGLTN from the coding sequence ATGAGGAAAATTACTCTGCTTTCTCTGACGGTAATTTTTACTGCAAGTTGCAAAATAAATGTAGATAAAAATAAACATCAGCAAAGTTTTGCAGCAAATTATGTAGATCCTTTTATAGGTACTGGCGGTCACGGACATACGTATCCAGGCGCGACAGTTCCATTTGGGATGCTGCAAGTGAGTCCAGATAATGGGGTTTCTAGCTGGGACTGGTGCTCAGGTTATCATTATTCTGACTCTATAGTTTCTGGATTTAGTCACTTACACTTAAGCGGAACAGGAATCGGTGATTTGGCAGATATTTTATTTATGCCGACAAACAAAAAGTTAGACTTAACCGCCAAAGCCGCTTCACGCGATTTCCTTCCGTATAAATCAAAATATAATCATGTTAACGAAAAAGCAGTACCGGGTTATTACCAAGTTTTTCTTGAAGATCCTAAAATCAATGTAGAATTAACGTCTACGCAAAGAACCGCATACCATAAATATACTTTTAATGATACCAATACACAATCAGTTATTGTAGATCTTGGTTTCGCTATTAATTGGGACAAAGCAGTAAAAACTTCTATTACAATTGAAGATGCCAATACCATCAGCGGTTTCCGTTACAGTACAGGCTGGGCAAAAAATCAGAAAGTATTTTTTGTGGCTAAATTTTCAAAACCAATCACAGAATCTATTATTACTGCTGATAAAAAAGTTGTTAATGCTAAAAATGCAGAAGGTGAAAATACAGCTTTGCAATTATTCTTCGATCCTAAAAATTCTAAAGAATTAGGTGTAAAAGTGGCACTTTCTTCAGTTAGTATTGCAAATGCGAAAAACAATTTAGATAAAGATCAGGAATTTGAAAAGGTAAAAACAGATGCTTCTGCAGTTTGGAATAAAGCTTTAAGCAAAATTTCTGTAGAAACTCCGGTTGATTCTTTAAAAACTATTTTCTACACCGCTTTGTATCACGCTCAAGTTGCGCCAGTTACGTACAGCGACAAAAATGGACAGTTTAGAACTGAAGACGACAAAATTGTTACTTCAAAAAATTATACCGCTTATTCTACTTTATCGCTTTGGGATACCTTTAGAGCAGAGAATCCGTTACTTACAATATTAGATCCAAACAGAGTTTCAGATATGGTTAACTCAATGTTAGCGTATTACGAAACCAAAAAAATATTGCCAGTTTGGACTTTGTATGCTAATGAAACCAATACAATGACAGGATATCACTCTATTCCAGTTATTGCAGATGCTTATATGAAAGGTATTAAAGGTTTTGATGCTGAAAAAGCATTTGAAGCCATGAAAGCCACAATGATGCAGGACGAACGCGGTTTAAACTTCTACAAAAAATACGGTTACATCCCTTATAATTTATTAGACGAATCAGTTACCATTACTTTAGAATATGCTTATGATGATTGGTGTGTAGCGCAAATGGCGAAAGCTCTAGGAAAACAAGCTGATTATGAGTTTTTCTCTAAACGTGCAAAAGCTTACGAATATTTATTTGATGCCAAATCTGGTTTTATGAGAGGAAAATCGGAAGATGGAAAATCTTGGAACGAGCCTTTCGACCCAAAACACTCTAACCACAGGGAACATACTGATTATACAGAAGGAAATGCTTGGCAGCACAGCTGGTTTGTACCTCATAATGTTGACAATTTTATTAAGCTTCATGGCGGAAATGCCACTTTCACAAAACGATTAGAACAATTATTTACAGAAAGTTCTGAGATTACTGGAAACAATGTTTCTGCAGATATTTCTGGTTTGATCGGGCAGTATGCGCACGGTAACGAGCCAAGCCACCACATTGCTTATATGTTTAATCACGCAGGTCAGCCTTGGAGAACGCAATATTGGGTTCGCCATATTTTGGACACACAATATAATACGACTGCAAATGGTCTAAGCGGAAACGAAGACTGCGGACAAATGTCGGCTTGGTATGTATTCAGTTCAATGGGGTTATATCCAATGAATCCAGCTTCTGGAGAGTACGAAATTGGAAGTCCGATTTTCGAGAAATCAACTTTAAATCTTCCAAATGGAAAAACTTTTGTAATTGAAGCAGAAAATGTTTCAAACAAAAATTTCTATATCCAATCGGCTACTTTAAACGGAAAAGCATTTAATAAAACAGCAATCTCTCACCAAGAAATGCTGCAAGGCGGTGTGCTTCATTTTACAATGGGAGCGGAGCCAAACAAAAACTGGGGTTTGACTAACTAA
- a CDS encoding alpha-L-fucosidase, with protein sequence MKKVFLSLCFFGVISNVSSQELANAPKPFGPLPTQKQIDWQEMEFYAFVHFSLNTFTNKEWGYGDESPELFNPSQLDVRQWAHVVKEAGMKGIILVAKHHDGFCLWPSAYTERSVKNSPWENGKGDLVKELAAACKEYDLKLGLYLSPWDRNHPQYGKPEYITYFRNQLKELLTNYGDVFEMWFDGANGGDGYYGGANETRKINSLTYYNWDETYKMIYDIAPKTLVWGVGPSEARWIGNEEGRAGKTNWSLLRQKDELAGKVHYSEFMSGHEDGEKWVPGEADVSIRPGWFYHSVEDDKVRSLDEMVDIYYESIGRNATLLLNLPVDKRGLVHENDEARLKELVATIKADFKTELLAGSKVQASNTRGTDSNFGPQNVIDGNKNTYWATDDKVKQASIEFTFKKPIAINRLLLQEYIKLGQRVKAFSVEVNVNGQWKTIANETTIGYKRILRLDRVTASALRINILDAKAGFVINTIEAYNAPTFVKEPQILRDKNGLVTIKSEDGNTVYYTLDGKMPSEKSTLYKTPFTYNKAVTIKAISRNTKEKINSAVKTAKYGVSKEKWKVISVSSGDTKTVEKIIDGDANTDWGFGNDENKLPQSVIIDMGELIEIKGFTYIPQQVGNNLNLISNYEFYTSEDNITWTKQSEGEFSNIKHNPIEQFKSFAAVKARFLRFVATAGIGKAQSVSIAEISIIE encoded by the coding sequence ATGAAAAAAGTATTCCTTTCGTTATGTTTTTTTGGTGTAATTTCTAATGTTTCGAGTCAGGAATTGGCCAATGCTCCAAAGCCTTTTGGACCGCTTCCGACGCAAAAACAAATCGACTGGCAGGAAATGGAATTTTATGCTTTTGTACACTTTTCATTAAACACTTTTACCAATAAAGAATGGGGTTACGGAGACGAATCGCCAGAGCTTTTTAATCCGTCGCAATTGGATGTTCGCCAGTGGGCACACGTGGTAAAAGAAGCCGGAATGAAAGGAATTATTCTGGTTGCCAAACATCACGACGGTTTTTGTTTATGGCCATCAGCCTATACAGAACGGTCGGTTAAGAATTCTCCTTGGGAAAACGGAAAAGGAGATTTGGTAAAAGAATTGGCTGCAGCCTGTAAAGAATACGATTTAAAGCTAGGATTATACCTTTCGCCATGGGACAGAAATCATCCGCAATACGGAAAACCTGAATATATAACGTATTTTAGAAATCAATTAAAAGAATTATTGACAAATTACGGAGATGTTTTCGAAATGTGGTTTGACGGTGCAAATGGCGGTGACGGTTATTACGGAGGAGCAAATGAAACCAGAAAAATCAATTCGCTTACCTACTATAATTGGGATGAAACTTATAAAATGATTTACGATATCGCTCCAAAAACGTTGGTTTGGGGAGTTGGACCATCAGAAGCGAGATGGATTGGGAATGAAGAAGGGCGCGCAGGAAAAACCAATTGGTCGTTATTACGTCAGAAAGATGAGTTAGCTGGAAAAGTACATTACAGCGAATTTATGTCTGGACATGAAGATGGAGAAAAATGGGTTCCAGGCGAAGCCGATGTTTCGATACGCCCAGGATGGTTTTACCATTCTGTGGAAGACGATAAGGTTCGTTCGCTTGATGAAATGGTCGATATTTATTATGAATCAATTGGGCGAAATGCGACTTTATTATTGAATCTTCCAGTTGACAAACGCGGTTTGGTTCATGAAAATGATGAAGCAAGATTAAAAGAATTGGTGGCAACAATTAAAGCCGATTTCAAAACAGAATTATTGGCTGGTTCTAAAGTTCAAGCTTCAAACACAAGAGGAACCGATTCTAATTTCGGACCTCAAAATGTTATTGATGGAAATAAAAATACGTATTGGGCAACAGACGATAAAGTCAAACAGGCTTCGATTGAATTTACGTTTAAAAAGCCAATAGCAATCAATAGACTTTTACTTCAGGAATATATAAAATTAGGACAGCGCGTAAAAGCATTTTCTGTAGAAGTTAATGTAAACGGACAATGGAAAACAATTGCCAATGAAACCACAATTGGTTACAAAAGAATTTTACGTTTAGACCGTGTGACGGCTTCAGCGCTTAGAATTAACATTTTAGATGCAAAAGCTGGCTTTGTAATTAATACAATTGAAGCCTATAATGCGCCGACTTTTGTAAAAGAACCGCAGATTCTTCGTGATAAAAATGGCTTGGTGACGATTAAATCGGAAGATGGAAATACGGTTTACTATACTTTAGACGGGAAAATGCCTTCTGAAAAAAGCACTTTATACAAAACTCCTTTTACTTATAATAAAGCAGTAACAATTAAAGCCATTTCAAGAAACACTAAAGAAAAAATTAATAGTGCTGTTAAAACGGCTAAATACGGTGTTTCTAAAGAAAAATGGAAAGTGATTTCGGTTTCAAGCGGTGACACTAAAACTGTTGAAAAAATTATTGATGGCGATGCCAATACCGATTGGGGTTTTGGAAATGATGAAAATAAACTGCCTCAATCTGTGATTATTGACATGGGTGAATTAATAGAAATAAAAGGCTTTACGTATATACCACAGCAGGTTGGAAATAATTTGAATTTAATTTCGAATTATGAATTTTATACCAGCGAAGACAATATTACGTGGACTAAACAATCGGAAGGAGAATTTTCAAATATCAAACACAACCCAATTGAACAATTTAAGAGTTTTGCTGCAGTTAAAGCAAGATTTTTAAGATTTGTGGCGACAGCTGGCATAGGAAAAGCGCAAAGTGTTTCGATTGCCGAAATCAGCATCATCGAATAA